One genomic window of Polyodon spathula isolate WHYD16114869_AA chromosome 8, ASM1765450v1, whole genome shotgun sequence includes the following:
- the optn gene encoding optineurin isoform X2: MGYKELAFCRLDQLYFISTLMMNGEMQRGNGQGGPDCAAPLGSTLEETLQQMNILIKENNDLKEALKHTNTSMKERFEDLASWKEKQKEERDFLEDKLQEAKGRVAALTKRNEEQRKKIQMFEGTQGILAHSQEVEQLKAMITRLQAEKCDLVAMNSELQLKQRSDSPEDSFIEIRIAQEGELKLTKDLQNKPADPSASYIRHKCFDEANTRLESEELTVSQLLQSLRLETLKVEKLEFELRALRERMSDLEKRKLNVAESGTQTEVIVDEKPSSVPMEVEAITTCEITAESQHDVPASEVENLKSQMMSLFEDLQEAQSKLDEAEEMKKSLQARCHDLEQDLSTLRAQLVKKQEVQYQNETLKLQVDSLQSMCKMEQIKTEDEKRKLIQLQDAYAKLFEDYTAVMKAMEGMKSNLSKEEISEMHDRLIAAEEALAVKQQKIDEMKQQMFKQEQELETVSLFKAQADIYSSDFYAERAAREKIHEEKERIVAQLEFLKKQNSKLQEEMESFGRQSLSEMQRRHVSRGASPQQNAQQPNVQGGARGAENRDWQQQMDVPERACPKCNEILPDIDSLQIHVMDCII; encoded by the exons ATGGGATATAAGGAACTGGCTTTTTGCAGACTAGATCAACTGTATTTTATCAG TACTCTGATGATGAATGGGGAGATGCAACGAGGGAATGGGCAGGGGGGTCCGGACTGTGCAGCTCCGCTTGGGAGCACCTTGGAAGAGACTCTACAACAAATGAACATTCTCATCAAGGAGAACAACGACCTCAAAG AAGCTCTCAAGCACACCAACACATCCATGAAGGAGCGCTTTGAGGACCTTGCTTCTTGGAAGGAGAAACAGAAGGAGGAGCGTGATTTTCTGGAGGATAAACTACAAGAAGCCAAGGGACGTGTGGCAGCCCTCACCAAACGCAATGAAGAGCAGAGAAAGAAAATCCAGATGTTTGAAGGGACTCAG GGTATTCTTGCTCATAGTCAGGAAGTGGAGCAGCTAAAGGCTATGATCACTCGCCTGCAGGCTGAGAAATGTGACCTGGTGGCAATGAACTCAGAGCTGCAGTTAAAACAACGAAGTGACTCACCTGAGGATTCCTTTATCGAAATCAGGATTGCA CAGGAGGGAGAGTTGAAATTGACTAAAGATTTGCAAAATAAACCTGCAGACCCCTCTGCTTCTTATAT tcggCATAAGTGTTTTGATGAAGCAAATACCCGTTTGGAGTCTGAAGAATTAACAGTTAGCCAGCTGCTTCAGTCCCTGCGACTGGAGACTCTGAAGGTGGAGAAGCTTGAATTTGAACTCCGGGCTTTAAGAGAAAG AATGTCGGatctagaaaaaagaaaattaaatgttgCTGAGAGTGGGACTCAGACAGAAGTGATAGTTGATGAGAAGCCCTCATCAGTACCAATGGAAGTGGAGGCTATAACCACATGTGAAATTACTGCAGAGTCTCAACATGATGTC CCTGCTTCTGAGGTGGAGAATTTAAAGTCACAGATGATGTCATTGTTTGAAGACCTACAAGAGGCACAGTCCAAACTGGATGAGGCTGAAGAGATGAAGAAGAGCCTGCAAGCTAG GTGTCATGATTTGGAGCAAGATCTTTCTACCCTTCGTGCGCAACTTGTCAAAAAGCAGGAGGTTCAGTATCAGAATGAAACACTGAAGCTTCAGGTGGACAGCCTGCAATCAATGTGTAAAATGGAACAGATAAAAACAGAGGATGAAAA GAGAAAACTGATCCAGTTACAGGATGCATATGCCAAGCTGTTTGAAGATTATACAGCAGTGATGAAAGCAATGGAGGGAATGAAG TCTAACCTGTCGAAAGAAGAAATTAGTGAGATGCATGATAGACTTATTGCTGCTGAGGAAGCTCTGGCAGTGAAGCAGCAGAAGATTGATGAAATGAAGCAGCAGATGTTTAAGCAGGAGCAGGAGCTGGAGACTGTATCTTTGTTCAAGGCTCAG GCTGACATTTACTCTTCAGATTTCTATGCTGAGCGTGCAGCAAGAGAAAAGATACACGAAGAAAAGGAGAGAATTGTAGCACAACTGGAGTTTCTAAAGAAGCAGAACAGCAAACTGCAAGAGGAGATGGAGTCTTTTGGAAG gcAATCGCTGAGTGAGATGCAGCGTCGCCATGTTTCCAGAGGGGCAAGTCCACAGCAGAATGCACAACAGCCGAATGTGCAGGGAGGAGCAAGAG GTGCTGAAAATCGAGACTGGCAACAGCAGATGGATGTTCCGGAGCGTGCATGTCCTAAATGTAATGAAATCCTGCCTGACATCGACAGCCTCCAGATACACGTCATGGACTGCATCATATAA
- the optn gene encoding optineurin isoform X3, which yields MMNGEMQRGNGQGGPDCAAPLGSTLEETLQQMNILIKENNDLKEALKHTNTSMKERFEDLASWKEKQKEERDFLEDKLQEAKGRVAALTKRNEEQRKKIQMFEGTQGILAHSQEVEQLKAMITRLQAEKCDLVAMNSELQLKQRSDSPEDSFIEIRIAQEGELKLTKDLQNKPADPSASYIRHKCFDEANTRLESEELTVSQLLQSLRLETLKVEKLEFELRALRERMSDLEKRKLNVAESGTQTEVIVDEKPSSVPMEVEAITTCEITAESQHDVPASEVENLKSQMMSLFEDLQEAQSKLDEAEEMKKSLQARCHDLEQDLSTLRAQLVKKQEVQYQNETLKLQVDSLQSMCKMEQIKTEDEKRKLIQLQDAYAKLFEDYTAVMKAMEGMKSNLSKEEISEMHDRLIAAEEALAVKQQKIDEMKQQMFKQEQELETVSLFKAQADIYSSDFYAERAAREKIHEEKERIVAQLEFLKKQNSKLQEEMESFGRQSLSEMQRRHVSRGASPQQNAQQPNVQGGARGAENRDWQQQMDVPERACPKCNEILPDIDSLQIHVMDCII from the exons ATGATGAATGGGGAGATGCAACGAGGGAATGGGCAGGGGGGTCCGGACTGTGCAGCTCCGCTTGGGAGCACCTTGGAAGAGACTCTACAACAAATGAACATTCTCATCAAGGAGAACAACGACCTCAAAG AAGCTCTCAAGCACACCAACACATCCATGAAGGAGCGCTTTGAGGACCTTGCTTCTTGGAAGGAGAAACAGAAGGAGGAGCGTGATTTTCTGGAGGATAAACTACAAGAAGCCAAGGGACGTGTGGCAGCCCTCACCAAACGCAATGAAGAGCAGAGAAAGAAAATCCAGATGTTTGAAGGGACTCAG GGTATTCTTGCTCATAGTCAGGAAGTGGAGCAGCTAAAGGCTATGATCACTCGCCTGCAGGCTGAGAAATGTGACCTGGTGGCAATGAACTCAGAGCTGCAGTTAAAACAACGAAGTGACTCACCTGAGGATTCCTTTATCGAAATCAGGATTGCA CAGGAGGGAGAGTTGAAATTGACTAAAGATTTGCAAAATAAACCTGCAGACCCCTCTGCTTCTTATAT tcggCATAAGTGTTTTGATGAAGCAAATACCCGTTTGGAGTCTGAAGAATTAACAGTTAGCCAGCTGCTTCAGTCCCTGCGACTGGAGACTCTGAAGGTGGAGAAGCTTGAATTTGAACTCCGGGCTTTAAGAGAAAG AATGTCGGatctagaaaaaagaaaattaaatgttgCTGAGAGTGGGACTCAGACAGAAGTGATAGTTGATGAGAAGCCCTCATCAGTACCAATGGAAGTGGAGGCTATAACCACATGTGAAATTACTGCAGAGTCTCAACATGATGTC CCTGCTTCTGAGGTGGAGAATTTAAAGTCACAGATGATGTCATTGTTTGAAGACCTACAAGAGGCACAGTCCAAACTGGATGAGGCTGAAGAGATGAAGAAGAGCCTGCAAGCTAG GTGTCATGATTTGGAGCAAGATCTTTCTACCCTTCGTGCGCAACTTGTCAAAAAGCAGGAGGTTCAGTATCAGAATGAAACACTGAAGCTTCAGGTGGACAGCCTGCAATCAATGTGTAAAATGGAACAGATAAAAACAGAGGATGAAAA GAGAAAACTGATCCAGTTACAGGATGCATATGCCAAGCTGTTTGAAGATTATACAGCAGTGATGAAAGCAATGGAGGGAATGAAG TCTAACCTGTCGAAAGAAGAAATTAGTGAGATGCATGATAGACTTATTGCTGCTGAGGAAGCTCTGGCAGTGAAGCAGCAGAAGATTGATGAAATGAAGCAGCAGATGTTTAAGCAGGAGCAGGAGCTGGAGACTGTATCTTTGTTCAAGGCTCAG GCTGACATTTACTCTTCAGATTTCTATGCTGAGCGTGCAGCAAGAGAAAAGATACACGAAGAAAAGGAGAGAATTGTAGCACAACTGGAGTTTCTAAAGAAGCAGAACAGCAAACTGCAAGAGGAGATGGAGTCTTTTGGAAG gcAATCGCTGAGTGAGATGCAGCGTCGCCATGTTTCCAGAGGGGCAAGTCCACAGCAGAATGCACAACAGCCGAATGTGCAGGGAGGAGCAAGAG GTGCTGAAAATCGAGACTGGCAACAGCAGATGGATGTTCCGGAGCGTGCATGTCCTAAATGTAATGAAATCCTGCCTGACATCGACAGCCTCCAGATACACGTCATGGACTGCATCATATAA
- the LOC121319841 gene encoding protein MCM10 homolog: protein MTNEAEKLQDSPCFSSQLNSTGLLKSKQRTDREPKHPTTETKTPHQKNVGASPSSQPLRSSNKPNTVLRSPPAAAVQSGTRGPTASSSRAADQDVTLERFSGLRLRRPRVSSTEMERKMSDRKMIRLSQLPEKLAREKLDESDWVTFGVVVNKYTPQSSSSGKTFSIWRLTDLRNLDVYVSLFLIGDVHKEHWKTDPGTVIGILNPNPMKPKEGSDGVCLSVDHPQKVMLMGEAQDFGTCRAKKKNGDPCTHIVNLNECQFCQYRVKAQYKKLSSKRSELQSSFSGRVPGKQKGKGGSLKERLCQGGFHYGGVSSASCAASLSISKKPVQSTLSNLFVKGADCIAKEAQKNAMQSNGAPVCSDEFKNLMDVPTPGALNLKRHLTQASVGLNGKPVQAIQSISATELLKQQKQQMLEARKKRSEDIQRRRRKGPKLVQSCF, encoded by the exons ATGACAAATGAAGCTGAGAAGCTTCAGGACTCCCCTTGTTTTTCTTCACAGCTTAATAGCACTGGCCTTTTGAAATCCAAGCAAAGAACAGATCGTGAACCAAAGCATCCAACAACAG AGACCAAGACCCCCCATCAGAAGAATGTGGGTGCCAGCCCCTCGTCGCAGCCCCTGAGGAGCAGCAATAAACCCAACACTGTTCTCAGATCTcctccagcagcagcagtgcaGTCTGGCACACGGGGCCCTACAGCCAGCAGCTCAAGAGCAGCAGATCAGGATGTCACATTGGAGAGGTTCTCAGGACTCAGGCTCAG GAGGCCTCGAGTGTCCTCCACTGAAATGGAGCGCAAGATGTCTGACCGAAAGATGATCCGTCTATCCCAGCTGCCGGAGAAGCTGGCCCGGGAGAAACTGGATGAGAGTGACTGGGTTACCTTTGGGGTggttgtaaataaatacactccTCAGAGCTCTAGCAGT ggtAAAACCTTCAGTATCTGGCGTCTCACTGACCTTCGTAACCTGGATGTGTATGTTTCCCTGTTCCTGATTGGAGATGTTCACAAAGAACACTGGAAGACAGACCCAGGGACTGTTATCGGCATCCTCAATCCAAACCCAATGAAACCAAAGGAGGGCTCGGATGGG GTCTGTTTGTCAGTGGATCACCCGCAGAAGGTCATGCTCATGGGGGAGGCACAAGATTTTGGGACCTGCAGAGCGAAGAAGAAAAATGGAGATCCTTGTACTCATATTGTGAACTTG AACGAGTGTCAATTCTGCCAGTACCGTGTGAAAGCACAGTATAAAAAACTGAGTTCCAAGAGATCAGAGCTGCAGTCCAGTTTCTCAGGAAGAGTCCCTGGTAAGCAGAAAGGGAAGGGAGGCAGTCTGAAGGAGCGGCTGTGCCAAGGCGGCTTTCATTACGGAGGAGTTTCTTCAGCATCTTGTGCAGCCTCGCT TTCTATTTCTAAGAAGCCGGTTCAGTCGACTTTGAGTAATTTATTTGTTAAAGGAGCGGACTGTATTGCCAAAGAAGCGCAGAAAAACG CAATGCAGTCGAATGGGGCACCAGTATGCTCAGATGAATTTAAGAACTTGATGGATGTGCCAACGCCAGGTGCACTGAACCTGAAAAGACATTTAACCCAAGCTTCGG taggtcTAAATGGAAAGCCAGTGCAAGCTATCCAGTCTATATCAGCAACCGAGCTattaaaacaacagaagcaacagATGTTGGAAGCAAGGAAGAAACGATCAGAAGATATTCAAAGAAG gagaagAAAGGGCCCAAAATTGGTGCAGAGCTGCTTTTGA
- the optn gene encoding optineurin isoform X1 — translation MSSSTLMMNGEMQRGNGQGGPDCAAPLGSTLEETLQQMNILIKENNDLKEALKHTNTSMKERFEDLASWKEKQKEERDFLEDKLQEAKGRVAALTKRNEEQRKKIQMFEGTQGILAHSQEVEQLKAMITRLQAEKCDLVAMNSELQLKQRSDSPEDSFIEIRIAEGELKLTKDLQNKPADPSASYIRHKCFDEANTRLESEELTVSQLLQSLRLETLKVEKLEFELRALRERMSDLEKRKLNVAESGTQTEVIVDEKPSSVPMEVEAITTCEITAESQHDVPASEVENLKSQMMSLFEDLQEAQSKLDEAEEMKKSLQARCHDLEQDLSTLRAQLVKKQEVQYQNETLKLQVDSLQSMCKMEQIKTEDEKRKLIQLQDAYAKLFEDYTAVMKAMEGMKSNLSKEEISEMHDRLIAAEEALAVKQQKIDEMKQQMFKQEQELETVSLFKAQADIYSSDFYAERAAREKIHEEKERIVAQLEFLKKQNSKLQEEMESFGRQSLSEMQRRHVSRGASPQQNAQQPNVQGGARGAENRDWQQQMDVPERACPKCNEILPDIDSLQIHVMDCII, via the exons ATGTCTTCCAGTACTCTGATGATGAATGGGGAGATGCAACGAGGGAATGGGCAGGGGGGTCCGGACTGTGCAGCTCCGCTTGGGAGCACCTTGGAAGAGACTCTACAACAAATGAACATTCTCATCAAGGAGAACAACGACCTCAAAG AAGCTCTCAAGCACACCAACACATCCATGAAGGAGCGCTTTGAGGACCTTGCTTCTTGGAAGGAGAAACAGAAGGAGGAGCGTGATTTTCTGGAGGATAAACTACAAGAAGCCAAGGGACGTGTGGCAGCCCTCACCAAACGCAATGAAGAGCAGAGAAAGAAAATCCAGATGTTTGAAGGGACTCAG GGTATTCTTGCTCATAGTCAGGAAGTGGAGCAGCTAAAGGCTATGATCACTCGCCTGCAGGCTGAGAAATGTGACCTGGTGGCAATGAACTCAGAGCTGCAGTTAAAACAACGAAGTGACTCACCTGAGGATTCCTTTATCGAAATCAGGATTGCA GAGGGAGAGTTGAAATTGACTAAAGATTTGCAAAATAAACCTGCAGACCCCTCTGCTTCTTATAT tcggCATAAGTGTTTTGATGAAGCAAATACCCGTTTGGAGTCTGAAGAATTAACAGTTAGCCAGCTGCTTCAGTCCCTGCGACTGGAGACTCTGAAGGTGGAGAAGCTTGAATTTGAACTCCGGGCTTTAAGAGAAAG AATGTCGGatctagaaaaaagaaaattaaatgttgCTGAGAGTGGGACTCAGACAGAAGTGATAGTTGATGAGAAGCCCTCATCAGTACCAATGGAAGTGGAGGCTATAACCACATGTGAAATTACTGCAGAGTCTCAACATGATGTC CCTGCTTCTGAGGTGGAGAATTTAAAGTCACAGATGATGTCATTGTTTGAAGACCTACAAGAGGCACAGTCCAAACTGGATGAGGCTGAAGAGATGAAGAAGAGCCTGCAAGCTAG GTGTCATGATTTGGAGCAAGATCTTTCTACCCTTCGTGCGCAACTTGTCAAAAAGCAGGAGGTTCAGTATCAGAATGAAACACTGAAGCTTCAGGTGGACAGCCTGCAATCAATGTGTAAAATGGAACAGATAAAAACAGAGGATGAAAA GAGAAAACTGATCCAGTTACAGGATGCATATGCCAAGCTGTTTGAAGATTATACAGCAGTGATGAAAGCAATGGAGGGAATGAAG TCTAACCTGTCGAAAGAAGAAATTAGTGAGATGCATGATAGACTTATTGCTGCTGAGGAAGCTCTGGCAGTGAAGCAGCAGAAGATTGATGAAATGAAGCAGCAGATGTTTAAGCAGGAGCAGGAGCTGGAGACTGTATCTTTGTTCAAGGCTCAG GCTGACATTTACTCTTCAGATTTCTATGCTGAGCGTGCAGCAAGAGAAAAGATACACGAAGAAAAGGAGAGAATTGTAGCACAACTGGAGTTTCTAAAGAAGCAGAACAGCAAACTGCAAGAGGAGATGGAGTCTTTTGGAAG gcAATCGCTGAGTGAGATGCAGCGTCGCCATGTTTCCAGAGGGGCAAGTCCACAGCAGAATGCACAACAGCCGAATGTGCAGGGAGGAGCAAGAG GTGCTGAAAATCGAGACTGGCAACAGCAGATGGATGTTCCGGAGCGTGCATGTCCTAAATGTAATGAAATCCTGCCTGACATCGACAGCCTCCAGATACACGTCATGGACTGCATCATATAA